A section of the Oryza sativa Japonica Group chromosome 1, ASM3414082v1 genome encodes:
- the LOC4324254 gene encoding late embryogenesis abundant protein 14-like → MASQQERASYHAGETKARAEEKTGRMMGTAQEKAREAKDTASDAAGRAMGRGHGAKEATKEKAYETKDATKEKAYEAKDAASDATGRAMDKGRGAAGATRDKAYDAKDRAADTAQSAADRARDGAGQTGSYIGQTAEAAKQKAAGAAQYAKETAIAGKDKTGAVLQQAGEQVKSVAVGAKDAVMYTLGMSGDNKNNAAAGKDTSTYKPGTGSDYQ, encoded by the exons ATGGCTTCTCAGCAGGAACGGGCTAGCTACCACGCCGGCGAGACCAAGGCCCGCGCCGAG GAGAAGACGGGGCGCATGATGGGCACGGCGCAGGAGAAGGCGCGGGAGGCCAAGGACACGGCGTCCGACGCCGCGGGGCGCGCGATGGGCAGGGGACACGGCGCCAAGGAGGCGACCAAGGAGAAGGCGTACGAGACCAAGGACGCGACCAAGGAGAAGGCGTACGAGGCAAAGGACGCGGCCTCCGACGCCACCGGCCGCGCCATGGACAAGGGCCGCGGCGCCGCGGGCGCCACGAGGGACAAGGCGTACGATGCCAAGGACAGGGCGGCTGACACGGCGCAGtccgccgccgaccgcgcccGCGACGGCGCCGGGCAGACCGGGAGCTACATTGGACAGACCGCCGAGGCCGCCAAGCAGAAAGCGGCCGGCGCCGCGCAGTACGCCAAGGAGACCGCGATCGCCGGCAAGGACAAGACCGGCGCCGTGCTCCAGCAG GCAGGGGAGCAGGTGAAGAGCGTGGCGGTGGGGGCGAAGGACGCGGTGATGTACACGCTCGGGATGTCAGGCGATAACAAGAACAACGCCGCTGCCGGCAAGGACACCAGCACCTACAAGCCTGGAACTGGGAGTGACTACCAGTAA
- the LOC107277647 gene encoding germin-like protein 1-2 encodes MASSRSVVLRVLVAVAVVAAAGAPRLAVADSPPLQDICVADLRAATAVDGFPCKPTASVVSDDFFCDAIVQAPSTSNPFGVNSTRATVSAFPGLNTLGLSITRTDLAPGGLNPPHSHPRASELVLVLSGEVMVGFTTAANRLFSKVVREKELFVVPRGLQHFQLNVGAGNASFVAMFDSQSPGLVTPTFALFATQPAMPMEVLAKTFLMGEDEVGAIKSKFAGF; translated from the coding sequence ATGGCGTCGTCTCGCTCCGTCGTGCTCCGGGTGCTGGTCGCGGTGGCCGTCGTGGCAGCAGCCGGGGCgccgcgcctcgccgtcgcggaCTCGCCGCCGCTTCAGGACATCTGCGTGGCCGACCTGCGGGCGGCGACAGCGGTCGACGGGTTCCCGTGCAAGCCGACGGCGTCCGTGGTGAGCGACGACTTCTTCTGCGACGCCATCGTCCAGGCGCCCAGCACGAGCAACCCGTTCGGCGTCAACTCCACGCGCGCCACGGTGTCCGCGTTCCCCGGCCTGAACACGCTGGGCCTCTCCATCACGCGCACCGACCTCGCGCCCGGCGGCCTCAACCCGCCGCACTCGCACCCGCGCGCCTCGGAGCTCGTGCTCGTGCTCAGCGGCGAGGTCATGGTGGGGTTCACCACGGCGGCCAACCGGCTCTTCTCCAAGGTGGTCAGGGAGAAGGAGCTCTTCGTCGTGCCCCGCGGCCTGCAGCACTTCCAGCTCAACGTCGGCGCCGGCAACGCGTCGTTCGTCGCCATGTTCGACAGCCAGTCGCCCGGCCTCGTCACGCCGACCTTCGCGCTCTTCGCGACCCAGCCGGCCATGCCGATGGAGGTGCTCGCCAAGACGTTTCTCATGGGCGAGGATGAAGTGGGCGCCATCAAATCTAAGTTTGCCGGCTTCTGA